A single window of Drosophila suzukii chromosome 3, CBGP_Dsuzu_IsoJpt1.0, whole genome shotgun sequence DNA harbors:
- the ND-B14.5AL gene encoding NADH dehydrogenase [ubiquinone] 1 alpha subcomplex subunit 7, which translates to MPPKPKHRDVAGFLSRVRNFFLGRTHKTALRFADTVSPRTQPPPDIPKGPAQSLFSNYYYTRDPRRLVKPSVDLVQEHKQMLAAKLKAEEAAKAAQAKSGDAPKDGGAGPPPKSTDTDAEDCHQREDSRAKKLPTPGKVHSWEGPR; encoded by the coding sequence ATGCCTCCAAAGCCCAAGCACCGCGACGTGGCCGGCTTCCTGAGCCGGGTGCGCAACTTCTTCCTGGGCCGCACCCACAAGACGGCGCTGCGCTTCGCGGACACGGTCTCCCCGAGGACCCAGCCGCCCCCGGACATCCCCAAGGGTCCTGCGCAGAGCCTGTTCTCCAACTACTACTACACCAGGGACCCTCGGCGGCTGGTCAAGCCGTCCGTCGACTTGGTCCAGGAGCACAAGCAGATGCTGGCTGCCAAATTGAAGGCCGAAGAAGCTGCCAAGGCCGCCCAGGCCAAGTCCGGAGATGCCCCCAAGGACGGAGGCGCCGGACCGCCTCCCAAGTCCACGGATACCGATGCGGAGGACTGCCATCAGAGGGAGGACTCACGCGCCAAGAAACTTCCCACTCCCGGCAAGGTGCATTCCTGGGAGGGGCCGCGTTAA